In Astatotilapia calliptera chromosome 16, fAstCal1.2, whole genome shotgun sequence, one genomic interval encodes:
- the LOC113007440 gene encoding olfactory receptor 6N2-like codes for MDEELNVTYITFDGHVEVNKYRYVYFFIMFTLYILITCSNSIIIYLILIHKNLHKPMYTFIAALLLNVVIYATTIYPKLLIDFLSEKQIISYSACLFQFFIIYSLGCSEFFLLAAMAYDRYVAICKPLQYPTIMRKSTVSIFLVIAWLVPASNIAVQAIGMAKSKLCSFHLKSIFCNNTIYTLQCVKSGLVTVFGIVSYLDLVVFPILFIVFTYTKIFIVTYRSCKEIKKKAAETCLPHMLVLITFSCLGIYDVIMARMETDFPKTARLIMTLQLALYHPLFNPFIYGLKMKEISKHLKRLFSPAPKI; via the coding sequence atggATGAAGAATTAAATGTTACCTATATAACTTTTGATGGACATGTGGAAGTTAACAAATAcagatatgtttatttttttattatgttcacATTATATATTCTAATAACTTGCAGTAACTCTATTATTATATACCTCATTTTGATCCACAAAAATCTCCACAAACCTATGTACACTTTTATTGCAGCATTGCTACTGAATGTTGTTATTTACGCCACAACTATTTACCCAAAACTCCTGATTgactttttatctgaaaaacaaatcatatCATATTCAGCATGtctctttcagtttttcataaTTTATTCTCTAGGTTGTTCTGAGTTTTTTCTCTTGGCAGCCATGGCCTATGACAGATATGTGGCTATATGTAAACCTCTACAATATCCAACCATCATGAGAAAAAGCACTGTGAGTATTTTCCTGGTCATAGCTTGGCTTGTACCTGCTTCTAATATTGCCGTCCAAGCAATAGGAATGGCTAAAAGTAAACTGTGttcctttcatttaaaatcaatattttgtaACAATACAATTTACACTCTTCAGTGTGTAAAATCAGGGTTAGTTACTGTATTTGGAATTGTTAGTTATTTAGATCTCGTAGTATTTCCTATACTTTTTATAGTTTTCACatatacaaaaatatttatagTCACTTATCGCAGCTGtaaagaaattaagaaaaaagcTGCAGAGACCTGTTTACCCCACATGTtagttttaattactttttcctgTTTAGGTATCTATGATGTAATCATGGCTCGAATGGAAACAGATTTTCCAAAAACTGCACGCTTAATAATGACATTACAACTAGCTTTGTATCATCCTTTGTTTAATCCATTCATATATGGGCTTAAAATGAAGGAAATTTCTAAACATCTAAAA